A region of Bacillota bacterium DNA encodes the following proteins:
- a CDS encoding nucleotidyl transferase AbiEii/AbiGii toxin family protein has translation MAILSSRVACFYYSLSGFTGRPTMDVDFLAKRTPTDPVMIEGMVREIVEASTGYDYISFEIKGIEPITEFREYGGVRVSLVGCIKNTKTPFHIDIGIGDVIVPKPSERSIPTQLDGFEEPIILTYSLESTVAEKLDATISRMELNSRMKDFYDLYYLASTYSFDARILQEAISQPFDSAMA, from the coding sequence ATGGCAATCTTATCCTCCAGGGTGGCCTGTTTCTATTACTCGCTGAGCGGCTTTACCGGCAGGCCCACTATGGATGTGGACTTTCTGGCCAAAAGGACGCCCACCGACCCGGTGATGATAGAGGGGATGGTGCGCGAGATAGTTGAGGCCAGCACAGGGTACGACTACATTAGTTTCGAAATCAAAGGCATTGAACCCATCACGGAGTTCAGGGAATATGGTGGAGTCAGGGTGAGTCTTGTCGGCTGTATCAAGAATACAAAAACGCCTTTTCATATCGACATAGGAATTGGGGATGTCATTGTGCCGAAGCCATCGGAAAGGTCCATCCCGACCCAGTTGGATGGATTTGAGGAGCCGATCATCCTGACATACTCGCTGGAGTCGACTGTAGCGGAGAAGCTAGATGCGACCATATCTCGAATGGAGCTAAACAGCAGGATGAAGGATTTCTACGATCTATATTATCTTGCGAGCACGTATAGTTTCGATGCCAGAATCCTCCAGGAGGCTATCTCCCAGCCTTTCGACAGCGCGATGGCGTAA
- a CDS encoding Abortive infection protein AbiEi yields the protein MLSSQKRAVAVLRQHAGFAQTRDFEQAGVGRWVLPDLVRAGVIERVRHGFYRLPDVPALDHRDMVEACAMVPHGVVFLLSALSYYDLTTYNPWRVSLAVGSKAKVVLPQSPPIELHYLKSQYHELGAVVLELPAGRIRIYDREKTVCDCLRYRNRIGLDITLEGLKNYLKSPYRNIDKLLRYAGQCRIEHILLRYLEAML from the coding sequence ATGCTTTCGTCACAGAAACGTGCAGTAGCTGTGCTGCGTCAACATGCTGGCTTTGCGCAAACGCGTGATTTTGAACAAGCCGGGGTCGGACGATGGGTGCTTCCTGACCTTGTAAGAGCGGGCGTCATTGAGCGAGTCCGGCATGGCTTCTACCGGCTTCCGGACGTTCCTGCGCTGGATCATCGCGACATGGTCGAGGCATGCGCCATGGTACCACACGGGGTGGTCTTTCTTCTGTCAGCCCTTTCGTATTACGACCTGACAACTTACAATCCATGGCGTGTATCTCTCGCTGTTGGGAGTAAGGCTAAGGTAGTTCTGCCGCAATCGCCGCCAATTGAGCTGCACTACCTGAAGTCTCAGTATCATGAGCTTGGTGCGGTGGTTCTCGAACTCCCGGCGGGCCGGATACGAATCTACGACCGGGAGAAAACGGTGTGTGACTGTCTTCGCTATCGCAACCGGATCGGCCTTGATATTACTCTTGAGGGCCTCAAGAACTACCTCAAGTCTCCGTACAGGAATATCGATAAGCTCCTGAGGTACGCAGGGCAATGTCGAATAGAACATATTCTCCTTAGGTATCTGGAGGCCATGCTATGA
- a CDS encoding PIN domain-containing protein codes for MGSVVVDTDVVSYLLKSDSRAESYRKILDGRTLLLSFMTVAELYQWAYSRNWGRERILSMESVLRNYVIVPYNYRICQIWAKVMTQRRKAGSQISCNDAWVASTALLYSCPLITNNNNDFQGIDGLIVISA; via the coding sequence ATGGGAAGTGTTGTTGTCGATACCGATGTAGTATCATATTTACTGAAATCGGACTCCCGGGCTGAAAGCTATCGTAAGATCCTCGATGGTCGCACGCTGCTTCTATCATTTATGACAGTGGCCGAGCTCTATCAATGGGCGTATTCACGTAATTGGGGAAGAGAGCGCATATTGAGCATGGAATCTGTGCTCCGGAATTATGTTATTGTGCCGTACAACTACCGAATTTGCCAGATATGGGCTAAGGTGATGACCCAGCGGAGGAAAGCGGGTTCGCAGATAAGCTGCAATGACGCATGGGTCGCGTCAACTGCGTTGCTTTACTCATGTCCTTTGATCACGAATAACAATAACGACTTCCAGGGCATAGACGGCCTTATTGTAATCTCAGCCTGA